ACAATAGATTTGGATTGTAAATAGATATACGCCGAGTATAGATGCCGCAAAATGATAATTAGCCGGATTTGCAAAGATTGGCTCGATAAAATCAGAAATCGGATCAGCAATCATTGTCTTCTTAAAAATTCCAAGGGCTATTTGTCCCATTCCAAGTGAGAAGTTTTCTTTTGAAAAAAGTTTTCTTCCTTTGAATTGGGGAATTAAAACATCGGCTCGCATGATAGGACCTGCAACCAATTGAGGAAAGAACAACAAGAATAAAGAAAAGTCAGAGAAATTTCTTTCGGGTTTGAGAAGTCCCCTGTAAACGTCTACCGCATACGCAATTGCCTGGAAGGTATAAAAAGAAATTCCCAGTGGCAAAATAAACCCTATCGCTTTAAATTCCGACGGATTACTTCCATTTACCCCAAGGTCTTGTAAAATAGAACGCAAGAAGTCAGTGTATTTAAAAAAAACTAAAATTCCAATATTTACAACCAAAACAAAATAGAGCCAAAATTTTTTCGTATTTTGTTTTTCTGTTTCAAAAATGCGAATTGAACCAATAAAAGTCGCAATAAACGACAAAAGAAGTAGGGGAACAAAAGCTACTTTAAGACAAGCATAAAAATACACCGAAGCCCAAAGTAGCAGTTTACGCTGTTTGTCTTCTTGTAGAAAAAAATAGAGAGGAAATACAATGAGGCAGAATACATAAAAGTGAAGAGAATTAAATAACATAGTTTTTTGTGGACTGGTTTTAAAATAATGGAAGAGGGTTACTTTGCTTCAATAAGTGAGCATTTCATTCTGTCATGGTGAGCCTGTCGAACCATCGCAAATAGAATAAAATCGTATTTGACCCATTCGACAAGCTCAGGGTGACATATTGTCCCCTAACTTAATGACTGCATCAAGCATCTCAATTCCCTAAAGAGTCCATGACCTCCTCAGTCTTTTTTTTCACAATTTGATACACCCACTCATTGCCTAGAGCAGTGTAATGACCATCCCCAAAAATATAATAGGGGCGAACGTTCATTTGTCCCTGAAAAGTCATTTCTTTGGTATATTCATTTAAATCTACAAAGTCGATATTATTTTCTTTTAAATATATTTTGAGAGTAGATAGATAAGAGTAATAATTATGAAATTTCCCTTTCTGAGAACAGTAAGCTGTTTCTAAATCAATAGGAGCTAGAAATAAAACGAGTTTAATTTTTCTTTCTTCCGTGAGTTTTACCATTTTATTTATTTGATCTAACATTCCTTGCGGTATATCAAAATTTACCGGAGTGTCTGAACATTCATCGGCAGGGTATATTGGTGCCGCGAATGGATCTCGTTTTTCTGGACGAATAAAATCTTCTTTTAAACTATAAGGAGTATAAGGGAAATAAGTATCTGAACATCTATCTGCTGGTATTGTTGCATTCATACAATCTTGCGTTTTTTTTATTTTTTGAATTGGCCAGATAAATGTTTCATTGAAACGATAAATTAAATTTTCCTGTGTCATTTTTAATGCGAGGAAAAGGTAACTATATTTTGCTAGTTGAAATTGTATTTCAAATAGAGTCATTGCTAATTTACTATTTTTTTTGATGTAAAAGGTAACTTCATCTATATTGTCCCCATTACTAGGAAAGTAATACAACACTTTTGCATTTAATTTTGGAAGAAATTTTTCTAACTTTAAATTGATATGGGAAGGTCCGTATGCATCTACGCCAAGGTTAAGTGACTGGTAGGAAATTCCTTTTGAATCAGTGTATCCATTGAGTTTATTACAGAAAGTTTCATTATCACTTACCCCAAATCCCATTGTAACTGAGTCTCCAATACAAATAATTTGAGGCAGGGAATTATCCACAGGAGGCGATCCACGAAACCCATATTCGTTGGTGGTAAAATCCATTTCGAAGAATTTTTGAAAATGTTTTACATGGACATTTACATTTGTCTCTAAGTCTATTAGATAATTTGGTTCCACTTTATGATAGGTTTTTTGGATTCGATAAAACTCCAAAGCCGAAGGGCGGACAATCCAGAGTAACCCCTCTGATACGATTAGGAGTAAAAAAATATTTAGGATAA
This sequence is a window from Leptospiraceae bacterium. Protein-coding genes within it:
- a CDS encoding MBOAT family protein — protein: MLFNSLHFYVFCLIVFPLYFFLQEDKQRKLLLWASVYFYACLKVAFVPLLLLSFIATFIGSIRIFETEKQNTKKFWLYFVLVVNIGILVFFKYTDFLRSILQDLGVNGSNPSEFKAIGFILPLGISFYTFQAIAYAVDVYRGLLKPERNFSDFSLFLLFFPQLVAGPIMRADVLIPQFKGRKLFSKENFSLGMGQIALGIFKKTMIADPISDFIEPIFANPANYHFAASILGVYLFTIQIYCDFAGYSDIAIGAGKVLGFNIPINFKRPYLASSSTDLWRRWHISLSTWLRDYIYITLGGSRVSILRNYFNVFVTMVIGGAWHGAAWNFIIWGFICGISLTVEKFFIEYGYEKYFLKIPKILRICYTFALFMLGGLFFRSLDFDLAMVMLKRIITLRTDGIFTINYILFIPIGILIAIEVLEETGKLTQIKESSIYQSIRIPVLASIFLVAGCIYTVTASPQFYYFQF